A window from Oncorhynchus mykiss isolate Arlee chromosome 9, USDA_OmykA_1.1, whole genome shotgun sequence encodes these proteins:
- the LOC118966158 gene encoding proline-rich protein 2-like: MRTRPIGRIGCPRHQHHQLASVTNPTNRPLSPTPPTGPCHKPHQLAPVTNPTNRPPSPTPPTGPCHKPHQLASVTKRLSPTPSTGPCHKPHQQAPVTKRLSPTPPTGPRHKPHQLAPITNACHQPHQLAPDINPTNWPPSQTPPTGPRHKPHQLAPITNACHQPHQLAPGINPTNWPLSPTPPTGLRHQPLQLSPVTNPTNWPPSPTPPTGPRHQTPVTNTINWPLSQTPPTGPRHQTPVTNTTNWPLSQTPPTSPHHQRLSPTPPTGPRHKPHQLAPVTNPTNWPLSPTPPTGPHHQPHQLAPVKNPTNWPPSPTPPTGPCHQRLSPTPPTGPRHQPHQLAPVKNPTNWPPSPTPPTGPCHQPHQLAPVTNPTNWPPSQTPPTGPRHQPHQLAPVTNPTNWPLSPTPVTNPNNWPPSPTPLTGPRHQRLSPTPVTNPTNWPPSPTPPTVLRHQPHQLSSVTNPTNWPPSPTPPTGLRHQPHQLASVTNPSNCPPPPTPPTVLLERENQKCDSSVVWQDSSRKTGTQAGQKQWETPL; this comes from the exons atgcggacgcgtCCCATTGGTCGGATAGGCT GCCCCCGTCACCAACACCACCAACTGGCCTCCGTCACCAACCCCACCAACAGGCCCCTGTCACCAACACCACCAACTGGCCCCTGTCACAAACCCCACCAACTGGCCCCTGTCACCAACCCCACCAACAGGCCCCCGTCACCAACACCACCAACTGGCCCCTGTCACAAACCCCACCAACTGGCCTCCGTCACCAAACGCCTGTCACCAACACCATCAACTGGCCCCTGTCACAAACCCCACCAACAGGCCCCCGTCACCAAACGCCTGTCACCAACACCACCAACTGGCCCCCGTCACAAACCCCACCAACTAGCCCCCATCACCAACGCCTGTCACCAACCCCACCAACTGGCCCCCGACATAAACCCCACCAACTGGCCCCCGTCACAAACCCCACCAACTGGCCCCCGTCACAAACCCCACCAACTAGCCCCCATCACCAACGCCTGTCACCAACCCCACCAACTGGCCCCCGGCATAAACCCCACCAACTGGCCCCTGTCACCAACCCCACCAACTGGCCTCCGTCACCAACCCCTCCAACTGTCCCCTGTCACAAACCCCACCAACTGGCCTCCGTCACCAACCCCACCAACAGGCCCCCGTCACCAAACGCCTGTCACCAACACCATCAACTGGCCCCTGTCACAAACCCCACCAACAGGCCCCCGTCACCAAACGCCTGTCACCAACACCACCAACTGGCCCCTGTCACAAACCCCACCAACTAGCCCCCATCACCAACGCCTGTCACCAACCCCACCAACTGGCCCCCGGCATAAACCCCACCAACTGGCCCCCGTCACAAACCCCACCAACTGGCCCCTGTCACCAACCCCACCAACTGGCCCCCATCACCAACCCCACCAACTGGCCCCTGTGAAAAACCCCACCAACTGGCCCCCGTCACCAACCCCACCAACTGGCCCCTGTCACCAACGCCTGTCACCAACCCCACCAACTGGCCCCCGTCACCAACCCCACCAACTGGCCCCTGTGAAAAACCCCACCAACTGGCCCCCGTCACCGACCCCACCAACTGGCCCCTGTCACCAACCCCACCAACTGGCCCCTGTCACCAACCCCACCAACTGGCCCCCGTCACAAACCCCACCAACTGGCCCCCGTCACCAACCCCACCAACTGGCCCCTGTCACCAACCCCACCAACTGGCCCCTGTCACCAACGCCTGTCACCAACCCCAACAACTGGCCTCCGTCACCAACCCCACTAACAGGCCCCCGTCACCAACGCCTGTCACCAACGCCTGTCACAAACCCCACCAACTGGCCTCCGTCaccaaccccaccaactgtcctccgtcaccaaccccaccaactgtcctCCGTCACCAACCCCACCAACTGGCCTCCGTCACCAACCCCACCAACTGGCCTCCGTCACCAACCCCACCAACTGGCCTCCGTCACCAACCCCTCCAACTGTCCTCCGCCaccaaccccaccaactgtcctcc